One window of the Triticum dicoccoides isolate Atlit2015 ecotype Zavitan chromosome 3B, WEW_v2.0, whole genome shotgun sequence genome contains the following:
- the LOC119279268 gene encoding uncharacterized protein LOC119279268: MKESEDGGRRRRRPQTQASDEAVGVTRRHPQLHASEEVAGVARRRPRSQIRATSEGAEVICRRGVFPPALASPIEDDDLLREILLRLPPQPSLLVRASAVCKQWRCAATDPKFLRRFRLHHRKPPLLGLFHRRKDDIVFTPVMDRPDRIPPSRFDLHLLDTDSHNMWMVELLDCRHGRVLLMDTLWDEVIMCEPITGEQHRLTVPAEFVRNRFTGAVLCAAIDHDHVHGSCHLSPFNVVLISVFGGNNQPIACVYSSEIGEWGDIIPSTVSFELFYEHTPGLLVGNALYWLLDSIGNDILKFDLDEQSLAVIRGPPLTNDFRHGSHCIIQAGDGVIGFAILSYPHLQMWQRNINFHGVATWVLWKTIDMRMIIGLPKQIQGKRAVVRRILGSLEDSDEILLSVGRGAYKVQLKSMKPKKLCENGYLTRYHSFTSFYPPGTSIAGGFDGADMMHDTQGDSLV; encoded by the exons ATGAAAGAGAGCGAggacggcggccgccgccgccgcaggcccCAAACCCAGGCGAGTGACGAGGCCGTCGGAGTGACCCGCCGCCATCCCCAGCTTCACGCGAGCGAGGAGGTTGCCGGAGTGGCTCGCCGCCGCCCCCGTTCCCAGATCCGCGCGACTAGCGAGGGCGCTGAAGTGATCTGCCGCCGCGGAGTCTTCCCGCCGGCGCTGGCGTCGCCGATCGAAGACGACGACCTCCTGAGGGAGATCCTCCTTCGTCTCCCGCCGCAGCCCTCCTTGCTCGTCCGGGCCTCCGCGGTCTGCAAGCAGTGGCGGTGCGCGGCCACCGACCCCAAGTTCCTCCGCCGCTTCCGCCTCCACCACCGGAAGCCGCCCCTCCTCGGCCTCTTCCACCGCCGCAAGGATGATATCGTCTTCACCCCCGTCATGGACCGTCCCGACCGAATCCCTCCAAGTCGTTTCGACCTGCATCTCCTGGACACCGACAGCCACAACATGTGGATGGTGGAACTGCTTGATTGCCGCCACGGCCGCGTCCTTCTCATGGACACACTATGGGATGAGGTCATCATGTGCGAACCTATCACCGGCGAGCAGCACCGCTTGACCGTTCCGGCAGAGTTCGTAAGGAACCGGTTCACCGGGGCTGTGCTCTGTGCTGCCATCGACCATGACCACGTGCACGGAAGCTGCCACTTGAGCCCATTCAATGTGGTGTTGATCTCCGTTTTCGGAGGGAATAATCAACCTATCGCGTGTGTTTACTCCTCGGAGATTGGTGAATGGGGTGATATCATTCCATCAACCGTTTCATTTGAGCTTTTTTACGAACATACCCCTGGGTTGCTTGTTGGTAATGCCCTTTACTGGTTGTTGGATTCTATAGGCAATGATATACTTAAGTTTGATTTGGATGAGCAGAGCCTAGCTGTGATTAGGGGGCCTCCTCTTACAAATGATTTTCGCCATGGTAGTCATTGCATCATCCAGGCTGGGGATGGCGTGATTGGGTTCGCCATATTGTCTTACCCTCACTTACAAATGTGGCAGAGGAATATCAATTTTCATGGTGTTGCCACATGGGTGCTATGGAAAACAATTGATATGCGTATGATTATTGGGCTCCCTAAACAGATTCAAGGAAAGAGGGCAGTTGTGAGACGTATATTGGGATCCCTTGAGGATAGTGATGAAATACTTCTATCTGTGGGCCGTGGTGCCTATAAGGTTCAACTTAAGTCGATGAAGCCTAAAAAACTTTGTGAAAACGGTTATTTAACTCGCTATCATTCTTTCACCAGTTTCTATCCTCCAG GCACATCTATTGCTGGTGGATTTGATGGAGCTGACATGATGCATGATACACAAGGTGATAGTTTGGTTTGA